One window of Sphingobium sp. HWE2-09 genomic DNA carries:
- a CDS encoding c-type cytochrome translates to MMIRATILLAAALVAVPAQAAPSPEVTKGKMLFLQCTACHSVVKGAPNKVGPNLNGLFGAKAGTRAGFAYSPALAKAGFNWDDKKLDAFIAKPQAVVPGNRMTFGGVANADLRKAIIAYLRDAAK, encoded by the coding sequence ATGATGATACGCGCGACGATCCTCCTGGCAGCTGCTCTTGTCGCCGTCCCGGCGCAGGCTGCGCCGTCCCCCGAAGTTACCAAGGGCAAGATGCTGTTCCTGCAGTGCACCGCTTGCCACAGCGTCGTGAAGGGGGCGCCGAACAAGGTCGGACCCAACCTTAACGGCCTGTTCGGGGCCAAGGCGGGGACGCGCGCAGGCTTCGCCTATTCGCCGGCGTTGGCCAAGGCGGGGTTCAACTGGGACGACAAGAAGCTCGACGCTTTCATCGCCAAGCCCCAAGCCGTCGTGCCCGGCAACCGCATGACCTTTGGCGGCGTCGCCAATGCGGATTTGCGCAAGGCGATCATCGCCTATCTTCGCGACGCGGCGAAATAA
- a CDS encoding FAD-dependent oxidoreductase: MSNIDHAQVLIAGGGPSGMVLAFALASKGISVRVLEAAATCLEDMRASTFHPPTLEMMDELGLLPVLEEQGLKAPSYTYHNRQTNKSFSLSVSELGDVTQFPYRLQCEQFKLTRLVAERLAAMPNAEVEFSRRLVHLVQDADGVTATAEGPFDLKTYTADYLVGADGANSMVRKWLGIEFDGFTYPESFLTLSTAYPIEKHLPWLSDVNYVADPPNWCVLLRVPGLWRILLPQSDDASAADMLSDARKDKVFRDLLGPDAPVIKTEHRTVYRVHQRVAKSFREGRVILAGDAAHLNNPLGGFGMNSGIHDAWSLSQKLMAILLDGADPDEQLGRYDRQRRTVTNSFVQTQTIANKKAMSENFADREAYLEKLAGDDVARRDYLLTQSMFNSLAHEASIP, translated from the coding sequence ATGAGTAACATAGACCATGCGCAGGTATTGATCGCGGGCGGCGGTCCGTCGGGGATGGTGCTGGCCTTTGCGCTCGCGTCCAAAGGAATCAGCGTGCGCGTGCTGGAAGCCGCCGCCACCTGCCTGGAAGATATGCGCGCATCGACCTTCCATCCGCCGACGCTGGAGATGATGGACGAACTGGGCCTGCTGCCCGTCTTGGAAGAGCAAGGGCTGAAGGCGCCCAGCTACACCTACCATAATCGCCAGACCAACAAGAGCTTCTCGCTCAGCGTCAGCGAATTAGGCGATGTCACACAATTCCCCTACCGGTTGCAGTGCGAACAGTTCAAGCTGACCCGGCTGGTGGCGGAACGGCTGGCGGCCATGCCCAATGCCGAAGTGGAATTTTCCCGGCGGCTCGTCCATCTGGTACAGGATGCCGATGGCGTCACCGCGACGGCGGAAGGGCCGTTCGACCTCAAAACCTATACCGCCGACTATCTGGTCGGTGCGGACGGGGCGAACTCCATGGTCCGCAAATGGCTGGGGATCGAATTTGACGGCTTCACCTATCCGGAAAGCTTCCTGACGCTCTCGACCGCCTATCCGATCGAAAAGCATCTGCCCTGGCTGTCGGACGTCAATTATGTCGCCGATCCGCCAAACTGGTGCGTGTTGCTGCGCGTGCCCGGTTTGTGGCGCATCCTGCTGCCGCAGTCCGACGACGCCAGCGCCGCCGACATGCTGAGCGACGCGCGCAAGGACAAGGTATTCCGCGATCTGCTCGGCCCCGACGCGCCGGTGATCAAGACGGAGCACAGGACGGTCTATCGCGTGCATCAGCGCGTCGCCAAGAGTTTCCGCGAAGGCCGCGTGATCCTGGCGGGGGATGCAGCGCATCTCAACAATCCGTTGGGCGGCTTCGGTATGAATTCGGGCATTCACGACGCCTGGAGCCTGTCGCAGAAATTGATGGCGATCCTGCTCGATGGCGCCGATCCCGACGAACAGCTGGGCCGTTATGATCGCCAGCGGCGGACCGTTACCAACAGCTTCGTGCAAACGCAGACGATCGCCAATAAAAAGGCGATGAGCGAGAATTTTGCGGATCGGGAAGCCTATCTGGAAAAACTGGCGGGCGACGACGTCGCGCGGCGCGACTATCTGCTGACCCAGTCGATGTTCAACTCTCTAGCGCATGAGGCCTCAATCCCATGA
- a CDS encoding TonB-dependent receptor: MSLFNTSSAIALTIAAIGGPAVARAQTDQPQADASMLQEITVTAQRTGQRLQDVPVSVTAIGSETIDRLQIQSPMDLNRMAPNVKFDGVTGGTAGLKPFIRGGGITDGAFVTSELEVAIYVDDVYRARLSGSMLEFVELERIEVLRGPQGVLYGRNSSAGAVNIITKAPQDEFGGSVQLGYGSWNERRAKGYVTGPLSADGRWRASLNGMIRARDGGRQYNATLDRKVGKESFEGVQGDIAYVGDAIEGRLTGYYMHGKSDGQYAVSTRIDNSGEIVPVSGSYRTVLSPTPSATRLEQYGGTLRLSADMPGGKLTSITAYSELKDSWTEDFSGGVPPSFLGLPGTTPLALFDRTAAGDQHQFSQELQATGSAADGLIDYVAGIYYFNEKAGQTVDSAIFFTPSRTVYNIETNSFAGYGQLTFNLTDQLSLIGAGRYTIDDKRLNSVIGGTPVLLANRYERFTPKLGVNYKLTPDILAYASYSEGFKSGGYNGLASTATELSEPFKPQITKAYEAGIKSDLFGRKVRVNLSAFYNKIKDRQQPVNTNDGGFLVENYDATLKGLEAELSWRVMPGLTVWGNGSLNKGKYNGDIGSLIGKQLPVFPKYQVNMGFDGDIPVGPGKLIFGSDYSLRDSYYSTPDNAMIGWIDKQDILNGYVGYELGQWKLQVTAKNLLQEQGWQTGFGFSVIQPRFAIDPRTILGTLRYSF; this comes from the coding sequence ATGTCATTGTTTAACACGTCGTCGGCGATTGCGCTGACGATCGCCGCCATCGGCGGCCCGGCCGTGGCTCGGGCGCAGACGGACCAACCGCAGGCCGACGCCTCCATGCTGCAAGAAATCACGGTCACGGCCCAGCGCACGGGGCAACGGCTGCAGGATGTGCCGGTCAGCGTCACCGCGATCGGCAGCGAAACGATCGATCGCCTGCAGATCCAGTCGCCCATGGACCTTAATCGCATGGCGCCCAATGTGAAGTTCGATGGCGTCACTGGCGGCACCGCTGGCCTCAAGCCCTTCATTCGCGGCGGCGGCATCACCGACGGCGCGTTCGTGACGTCCGAATTGGAAGTCGCCATCTATGTCGATGACGTCTATCGCGCGCGCCTGTCCGGTTCGATGCTCGAATTTGTCGAGCTGGAACGGATCGAGGTGCTGCGCGGGCCGCAGGGCGTCCTTTACGGTCGCAATTCCTCGGCCGGTGCGGTGAATATCATCACCAAGGCGCCACAGGATGAATTTGGCGGGTCGGTGCAGCTTGGCTATGGCAGCTGGAACGAGCGTCGGGCCAAGGGTTATGTCACCGGGCCGCTGTCGGCCGATGGCCGCTGGCGCGCGTCGCTCAACGGCATGATCCGCGCCCGCGACGGCGGCCGCCAATATAATGCGACGCTCGACCGCAAGGTCGGCAAGGAAAGTTTCGAAGGCGTGCAGGGCGACATCGCCTATGTCGGCGATGCGATCGAAGGGCGCCTGACCGGCTATTATATGCATGGCAAGTCGGACGGCCAATATGCCGTCTCCACCCGGATCGATAACAGCGGCGAGATCGTACCGGTCAGCGGCTCCTACCGCACCGTACTGTCGCCGACGCCGTCGGCCACGCGGCTGGAACAATATGGCGGCACGCTGCGCCTGTCGGCGGATATGCCCGGTGGCAAGCTGACGTCGATCACCGCTTATTCGGAACTCAAGGACAGTTGGACCGAAGATTTTTCGGGCGGCGTGCCGCCATCCTTCCTGGGTCTGCCCGGCACCACGCCGCTGGCGCTGTTCGATCGCACGGCGGCGGGCGACCAGCATCAGTTCAGCCAGGAATTGCAGGCAACCGGCAGCGCGGCCGACGGCCTGATCGACTATGTCGCAGGCATTTATTATTTCAATGAAAAGGCGGGTCAGACCGTCGATTCGGCGATCTTCTTCACGCCTAGCCGCACCGTTTATAATATCGAGACGAACAGTTTCGCGGGCTATGGGCAGCTGACCTTCAACCTGACGGACCAGCTCTCCCTGATCGGCGCAGGGCGCTATACGATCGATGACAAGCGTCTCAATTCGGTGATCGGCGGCACGCCGGTCTTGCTGGCTAACCGCTATGAACGCTTTACGCCGAAGCTGGGCGTCAACTACAAGCTGACGCCGGACATTTTGGCCTACGCCTCCTATAGCGAAGGCTTCAAATCGGGCGGTTATAACGGCCTGGCCTCCACCGCGACGGAACTGTCGGAGCCGTTCAAGCCGCAGATCACCAAAGCCTATGAAGCTGGAATCAAGTCCGACCTGTTCGGGCGGAAGGTCCGCGTGAACCTGTCGGCCTTCTACAACAAGATCAAGGATCGCCAGCAGCCGGTGAACACCAATGACGGCGGCTTCCTGGTCGAAAATTACGATGCGACGCTAAAGGGTCTGGAGGCCGAACTGTCCTGGCGCGTGATGCCGGGGCTGACCGTGTGGGGGAACGGGTCGCTCAACAAAGGGAAATATAATGGCGACATCGGTTCGCTCATTGGCAAGCAATTGCCCGTCTTCCCCAAATATCAGGTCAATATGGGCTTCGATGGCGACATTCCGGTGGGTCCGGGCAAGCTGATCTTCGGATCGGACTACAGCCTGCGCGATTCCTATTATTCGACGCCCGACAATGCGATGATCGGCTGGATCGACAAGCAGGACATTTTGAACGGCTATGTCGGCTATGAACTGGGCCAGTGGAAGCTGCAGGTGACGGCCAAGAATTTGTTGCAGGAACAGGGCTGGCAGACCGGCTTCGGCTTTTCCGTCATCCAGCCGCGCTTTGCGATCGATCCGCGCACCATATTGGGGACGCTGCGCTACAGCTTCTGA
- a CDS encoding class I SAM-dependent methyltransferase — MFRASPGQSLPQMEIKVVLNTFQQAPHAALPQSTPEEAARQEFSKSLKQFVQQGLLPGLGPVYRSRAARRFEREAGRAPTDRHDIRKAMVPDSYFQHYAAVNRISQELLWDGVIDSIDRDADGLRARTDAASEKNQGELRIPETFDVPRYVSALDIHCMPGGYAGHGVGNDPALGALYDRGVFLYAMGYTGPDNDDMGRSVCNYIKRRLNGFSPKRILDMGCTVGHSTLPYKELFPDAEIWGIDVAGAQVRYAHARAGAMGLDVNFAQMNAESVDFPDGHFDLVVSHILLHETSGKAMPKIFKECHRLLAPGGYMIHADLPPFDLMDPFTQFILDNETYYNNEPFWGAMRDLDQVKLATDAGFPADSIRFDTAPMAVMEFAASEAAGYSQDAADSVAERDFTAGEFAPGGGWEVLIAQKAA, encoded by the coding sequence ATGTTCCGGGCCAGCCCCGGGCAGTCGCTGCCCCAGATGGAGATCAAGGTCGTGCTCAATACCTTTCAGCAGGCGCCCCACGCGGCATTGCCCCAGTCCACGCCGGAGGAAGCCGCGCGGCAGGAATTTTCCAAGAGCCTCAAGCAGTTCGTCCAGCAGGGGCTGCTGCCCGGTCTTGGCCCCGTCTATCGCAGCCGCGCCGCCCGCCGATTCGAGCGCGAGGCGGGCCGCGCACCGACCGACCGGCATGACATCCGCAAGGCGATGGTGCCCGACAGCTATTTCCAGCATTATGCCGCCGTCAACCGGATCAGCCAGGAATTGCTGTGGGATGGTGTGATCGACAGCATCGACCGCGATGCCGACGGATTGCGCGCGCGGACGGACGCGGCGTCGGAAAAGAATCAGGGCGAATTGCGGATTCCCGAGACATTCGACGTGCCGCGTTATGTCAGCGCGCTGGACATCCATTGCATGCCGGGCGGTTATGCCGGGCATGGCGTGGGCAATGATCCGGCGCTCGGCGCGCTCTACGATCGCGGCGTGTTCCTTTATGCCATGGGCTATACCGGGCCGGACAATGACGACATGGGCCGGTCCGTCTGCAACTATATCAAGCGGCGACTGAACGGGTTCAGCCCCAAGCGCATCCTCGACATGGGCTGCACCGTCGGTCATTCGACGCTGCCATATAAGGAACTGTTCCCGGACGCGGAAATCTGGGGCATCGACGTCGCTGGTGCGCAGGTGCGCTACGCCCATGCCCGTGCGGGCGCGATGGGTCTGGACGTCAATTTCGCCCAGATGAATGCCGAGAGCGTGGACTTTCCCGATGGGCATTTCGACCTGGTGGTCAGCCACATCCTGCTGCACGAAACGTCTGGCAAGGCGATGCCAAAAATCTTCAAGGAATGCCATCGCCTGCTGGCACCGGGCGGCTATATGATCCACGCCGATCTGCCGCCGTTCGACCTCATGGACCCGTTCACCCAGTTCATCCTGGATAACGAAACCTATTATAACAACGAGCCTTTCTGGGGCGCGATGCGCGATCTGGACCAGGTGAAGCTGGCGACCGACGCAGGCTTCCCGGCCGATAGCATCCGGTTCGACACCGCGCCGATGGCGGTGATGGAATTCGCCGCCAGCGAAGCAGCAGGCTATAGCCAGGACGCCGCGGACAGCGTTGCCGAACGCGATTTTACAGCTGGCGAATTCGCCCCCGGCGGCGGCTGGGAAGTGCTGATCGCCCAGAAGGCTGCCTGA
- a CDS encoding FAD-binding oxidoreductase has protein sequence MSVAVDHDTAVIAAFQQIVGADNVLTGEALLPVATDVYRQGALPVAAVRPTSIDQLQAVVRAAADFKLPVTVRGGGASYTDGYIARDAGQLLIDMSGLNRIVAIDEINGHVTVEAGVTWATLRDALAEKDLRTPFWGPFSGLAATVGGSMSQNSISHGSGAYGISADSALSFDIVTADGALLRTGVAAAGATPVMRHFGPDLTGLFTGDCGTLGVKARITLPVIRRRPAHRPISFAFPDFASLHESMRRIAIERIEDTHFALDAALSQGQIARQDRAGASLDMALSIVKSSPSLIAGIKQVVRAGLSARKVISNSAFMTHYIVEGFDDAEVKARLHRLRQLVEGLGREIPATVAAVVRGMPFAPLFNTLGPAGERWVPLHGILKHSAVPGFEKAYQAFLAERSADMKRLGIWTGGMYGAVNSGGFLYEIAIYWPDEITAYHRANVPADYLASLPVYPANVEGRDYVHQLKTDMTALFVAHGSTNFQLGRAYPYADRLAAEPLALVKAIKSALDPDGRMTPGGLGL, from the coding sequence ATGAGCGTCGCCGTCGATCACGATACCGCAGTCATCGCCGCGTTCCAGCAGATCGTCGGAGCCGACAACGTCCTGACGGGTGAAGCGCTGCTGCCGGTCGCCACCGATGTCTATCGCCAGGGCGCCCTGCCGGTGGCGGCGGTACGGCCGACCAGCATCGACCAGTTGCAGGCGGTCGTGCGGGCGGCGGCGGATTTCAAACTGCCCGTCACCGTGCGCGGCGGCGGGGCGTCCTATACGGACGGCTATATCGCGCGCGATGCCGGACAGTTGCTGATCGACATGAGCGGGCTGAACCGGATCGTCGCGATCGATGAGATAAACGGCCATGTCACGGTCGAGGCTGGCGTCACCTGGGCCACGCTGCGCGACGCACTGGCGGAAAAGGATTTGCGGACGCCATTTTGGGGGCCGTTCTCCGGGCTGGCCGCGACGGTCGGCGGATCGATGTCGCAAAATTCGATCAGCCATGGATCGGGTGCTTATGGCATTTCCGCCGATTCAGCGCTGTCGTTCGACATCGTGACCGCCGATGGGGCGCTGTTGCGTACCGGGGTGGCGGCGGCAGGCGCGACGCCGGTCATGCGGCATTTCGGGCCGGACCTGACGGGGCTGTTCACCGGCGATTGCGGCACCTTAGGGGTGAAGGCGCGGATCACCCTGCCCGTCATCCGTCGACGCCCCGCCCATCGCCCGATATCCTTCGCATTCCCGGATTTCGCATCGCTGCATGAATCCATGCGGCGGATCGCGATCGAGCGGATCGAGGACACGCATTTCGCGCTGGATGCCGCGCTGTCGCAGGGGCAGATCGCGCGGCAGGACCGGGCGGGCGCATCGCTGGACATGGCGCTGTCGATCGTCAAAAGTTCGCCCTCGCTGATCGCCGGGATCAAGCAGGTGGTGCGGGCGGGCCTGTCCGCGCGCAAGGTTATCAGCAACTCCGCCTTTATGACCCATTATATCGTCGAAGGGTTCGACGATGCCGAAGTGAAGGCGCGCCTGCATCGGTTGCGCCAACTGGTCGAGGGGTTGGGGCGTGAGATTCCCGCCACGGTCGCCGCCGTGGTGCGCGGCATGCCGTTTGCGCCGCTGTTCAACACGCTGGGTCCGGCGGGCGAGCGCTGGGTGCCGTTGCACGGTATCCTCAAGCACAGCGCGGTGCCGGGGTTCGAGAAAGCCTATCAGGCGTTCTTGGCCGAACGGTCGGCCGACATGAAGCGGCTGGGCATCTGGACCGGGGGCATGTATGGCGCGGTCAATTCGGGCGGTTTCCTGTATGAAATCGCCATTTACTGGCCGGACGAGATCACCGCCTATCATAGGGCCAATGTCCCTGCCGACTATCTGGCGAGCCTGCCGGTCTATCCCGCCAATGTCGAAGGGCGGGACTATGTCCACCAGTTGAAGACCGATATGACGGCGCTGTTCGTGGCGCACGGATCGACCAATTTCCAGCTGGGCCGCGCCTATCCCTATGCGGACCGGCTGGCGGCCGAACCATTGGCGCTGGTCAAGGCGATCAAAAGCGCGCTGGACCCGGACGGGCGGATGACGCCGGGGGGGTTGGGGCTTTAA
- a CDS encoding VOC family protein produces MTDRAVSALIRGTIFVRDLDQASAFYAALGFPDIYYEGVLTAPSASTILGFADHGPLSVRIVKSGGPNYGMIGLFLIDPALHPDVVAPATGPARIGEVALVFYVRSMAATLAALRAAGATWSPEPELFVMPHRAQQEVCLRDPDGILLNLVETDPAEQEMTGREGA; encoded by the coding sequence ATGACCGACCGCGCGGTTTCCGCCCTCATTCGCGGCACCATCTTCGTGCGCGATCTGGATCAAGCGAGCGCTTTTTATGCCGCGTTGGGTTTTCCCGACATCTATTATGAAGGCGTCCTCACCGCCCCGTCGGCATCGACCATATTGGGTTTTGCCGACCACGGCCCGCTCAGCGTGCGCATTGTCAAAAGCGGCGGCCCTAATTACGGGATGATCGGCCTGTTCCTGATCGACCCGGCGCTGCATCCCGATGTCGTCGCGCCCGCCACCGGCCCCGCGCGCATCGGGGAGGTGGCGCTGGTTTTCTATGTGCGATCGATGGCGGCGACGCTCGCGGCCTTGCGCGCGGCGGGCGCGACCTGGTCCCCGGAACCGGAGCTGTTCGTCATGCCCCATCGCGCGCAGCAGGAAGTCTGCCTGCGCGATCCTGATGGCATATTGCTCAACCTGGTGGAGACGGACCCCGCCGAACAGGAGATGACGGGACGGGAAGGGGCTTAA